The DNA region CCAAAAGCTTTAACATAGCGACATTAGAAAAACTAGCAGCGTGCATAAAGACATTTTTAGAAGTATGCTCTAAGGCACAAAGTGTGATGAAATAGGGCGTTGTATTGTTAGCATTAAGGGCTAATTTTTCATTATTATTAATATATTTGGCATTGACATTTGCACCCTTTTCTATGAGAAGTTTAGCGACTTCATCTTGATGAAATTCTAAGGCGTAAAAGAGTGGAGTTTTGCCAAAAGCGTTGGCGTGATTGACATTTGCACCTTTTTGGATTAAAAATTCTACATTTTGCTTATTTTCTAAAGCGTAAAAAATGGCACTTTCATAGCCTTCGTTTAAATCAAATCCAAATTTTAAAAGCATATTAATAATTTTAATATCTCTAGCATTTAAGAGGGCTGACCTTAAGGCGAGATTAAGCTCGGCAAGAGAAGGGCTATTTGCCATAATATATTGCTCTAAATGCACTTCGTCATAATTTTTATTTGCCATCATTTTAGCAAGAGTGCTGATATCTTTATGGATTTTACTCTCTCCAACAGCCCAGTTTAAAAATTCGTTTAAGGCATTGCTTGTGAAATAAATATTACTTCCTTTATCAAATTTAAAATTTCTTTCAAAATAAGCTTCTAAAGGCTCAATGGCTTTATTATATTCTTTCCAAAATTCTCTATAAAGTCTAAAATTTCCTATACTTTGATACGCCCAGTAGCGAAAATATGCCTTTAAAGCATTATTTCTCTCTTCTGTATCCTTTGCGTCTGCGAGTTTTTTTTGGTAGGTTTGGGGACTTAGGGCGATTTCTAAAAGCAAATATTGAAATTCTTTCAATTTATCAAAATAGCTAAGTCCTGAGCAAATGCTATTGTTTCCACGAATTTGATTAGAAAGCTCATAAAGCTTTTGTGTTATAGCTTGATTTTTAAGAGAAAATTCGCAAGTTTGAAGATTGTCAAGCAATTCTTTTTGATTTAAATCAATTTTTTGATTAAAAATTTTTGCCTTATTTTCTATAACAAATTCGCAATTTGCCAAGCCAAAACTTAGCAAAATTACACTTAAAAAAATTAAAATTTTCATTTTAACCCTTACAAAAGCTAGAGTTTTAGTCCTCTAGCTTGAAATTTTGTATCTCATTAAAATTAAGATATTTGTAAATATTTGCTTTGTTTGCGTCATTGAGTTTATCTTTGACGATTTGCAAATATTCTTCTTTATTGGGAATTTTACCTAAAATTGCACACACGGCTGCAAGTTCCGCGCTACCAAGATACACCTTAGCACCCATTCCCATTCTATTGTCAAAATTTCTCGTTGAAGTGGAGAAAACGACAGCACCATCATTAACCCTAGCTTGATTTCCCATACATAAGGAACAGCCCGGCACCTCTATCCTAGCACCTGCCGCACCAAAGATACTATAATAACCCTCGTTAATTAGTTGAGCCTTATCCATTTTAGTCGGTGGCACAACCCAAAGGCGTGTTTTAAGTATGCCTTTGTCTTTTAAAATTTCACCTAAAGCTCTATAATGCCCTATATTTGTCATACAAGAGCCAACAAAAACTTCATCGATATTTTGTGGGCGTTTAGGATCTTGCAAAATTTCACTTAAGGTCGCTACATCATCAGGGTCATTAGGACACGCCAAAATAGGCTCTTTAATCTCATTTAAATCGATTTCAAGCACATAAGCATATTTTGCGTCCTTATCTGCTCTTAAAAGAGTAGGATTTTTAAGCCACTCTTTCATTTTTTCCGCTCTTCTTTTAAGTGTGTCTCGATTTTCATATCCAGCTTTAATCATTGCTTCTATAAGGCTTATATTTGATTTAATATATTCGCTCACGCTTGCTTCATTTAAATCCACACAGCAAGCCGCCGCACTTCTTTCAGCTGAAGCGTCGCTTAATTCAAAGGCTTGTTCGACTTTTAAATCTGGTAAGCCTTCAATTTCTAAAATTTTACCGGCAAAAATGTTCTTTTTATTTTGCTTTTCTACGCTTAATTTTCCGTCCTTAATCGCATAATAGGGGATAGCATTAACTAAATCTCTTAGGGTAACTCCGGGTTGTAACTCTCCACGAAAGCGCACCAAAACACTTTCAGGCACATTTAAAGGCATAGCGCCCGTTACCGCCGCAAAGGCTACAAGCCCACTTCCTGCTGGGAAAGAAATGCCGATAGGAAAACGCGTATGCGAGTCTCCGCCTGTTCCCACGCTATCAGGTAAAACAAAGCGGTTAAGCCAAGAGTGGATAACGCCGTCTCCAGGCTTTAAGCTCACGCCTCCACGACTTGTGATGAAATTTGGTAGGGTTTTGTGGAGCTTAGAATCGCTTATTTTAGGATAAGCTGCTGTATGGCAAAAGCTTTGCATTACAAAATCTGCATTAAAGCCAAGACTAGCAAGCTCCTTAATCTCATCTCTTGTCATCGGTCCTGTGGTATCTTGTGAGCCAACCGTCAAAGTCATAGGCTCTATATACATACCAGCTCTCACGCCCTCAACGCCACAAGCACGCCCTAGCATTTTTTGTGCTAGAGTGTAGCCTCCCTCGCTTACTTTTGGCTGCTCTGGTTTGATGAAAATATTTTCATTTTCAAGCTTTAAAAATTCTCTCGCCTTAGCACAAAGCCCACGCCCTATGATAAGAGGGATTCTTCCACCTGCTCTTACTTCATCGATGATGGTATTGGGGCTTAGTTTAAATTCGCTAATAACCGAGCCATTTTTAATAATTTTACCCTCATAAGTATGAATTTCAAACTCATCGCCCATTTCGAGCTGACTTACATCGCAAACGATAGGTAAAGCTCCGCTATCTTGAGCGGTATTAAAGAAAATTGGTGCTATGGTTGAGCCTAGTATGATGCCCCCACTATGTTTATTTGGCACACCTTTAATCTCTTTTCCTAAATGCCATTGTATGGAATTGATAGCAGATTTCCTACTTGAGCCTGTGCCGACTACATCGCCGACATAAACGACTTCGCGACCGCTTTTTTTAATCTCTTTTATTTTTTCTAAAGAACCGGCTTGTCTTACTTTTAGCATAGCATTAGCGTGGAGTGGGATATCGCTTCTTGTAAAAGCATCGCCAGCGGGACTTAAGTCGTCCGTATTTGTTTCTCCAGCGACCTTAAAAACTATGCATTTGATTACTTCAGGGAGTTTTTCTTTTTTTAAAAACCACTCCGCATTTGCCCAGCTTTGTAAAATTTCTTTAGCATAAGCATTAGTTTGGCTTAATTCTGCTATGGTATGGAAATCATCGTGGATAAAGATGATATTTTTAAGCACATCAGCGGCTTCTTTTGCTAAAGTTTCATTTTTTAAAGCTTCGATTAAAACTTTGACATTATAGCCACCTAGCATAGTTTCTAGCATTTTAAGGGCGCGTTTTTTATCGATTTTAGGGGCGTTAATTTGTCCTTTTAAAATTTGATCTAAAAATTCGCATTTGACTAAAGCAGCATCATCAACGCCAGGATTGACTCTTTCTTCTAAAAGTGTAGCTAAAAACTCATCATCACTTGTTTTAAGCAGCTCACAAAGGGCTTTTGTTTGTTCTACGCTTAAAGCTAAAGGTGGAATGCCAAAAGTCGCTCTTTCTTTAACTAGAGCATCATATTCTTCTATAAAAGACATCGCTTCTCCTTAATAATTTTTTAGTTGCAATTTTAACATTTATAAAGATAAAAAATATTTAAATTTTATTTATAAATTGCCTTTTGTTACTTATTGATACAAGAAAATAAAAAAATTAAAATAATTTATTTTCCTCCTCCTCTTTTTTGCTAAAAAGCTCGAGAAATTTTTGAGTATTTTGTAGCAAAATGAGGCAGTAGGTAAAGTCTTTAAAATGTTTCAAATCTTCTAGTTTGTTATAAGAATAATCGCAAAAAAGCGAATTGCACAAAGCGTTTTTAAAGCCTTTTATACCCTTTGCTTTTTTCTTCCAAAAATCAAAATTTTCTTCATTAAAAACGACAATAAAGGCTTTTCTAGCTTTGCCAAATTCCGTGATTTCGAAGCTTTCATTAATAAAATAAATTTGATAAGAAATATTTTTTTTAAAATCAAACGCTATTTTTCTCCCATTGTTTTCCAAAAGGTTAAGCCACTTAACAAAAATATTAATATAAAAAAAAGCGATAGGTAAATTTTTATACAAATTCCCTTTATAAACAAAAGTGCTAAAAAATAAGGAGCTACTTTTTTGAAGCTCAAAACTATCATCACAAAGCGTTTTATAATCACCGCAAAGTTTCAAAAGATAAGCCGTATCATCAAGGCAAAAAAGCGTATTATTTTTAGCATTTTTAATAAGGTCGAAATCTAAAAAAACATTTGCATTAAGTTGTTGAATATTAAAAATTTTAGCAAATTCTAATGCTATTTTGTCGCAAAAAATGAATTGTAAATTCTTTTCCTCACTTAAAAAACGCAACAACCTCAAAAGTGCCTTTGTCAAATTCTCGCACAAAAGATAAAAGACATCTTTATCTTCGGCGATAATTTGCTTTTCGCTCACTACGACAAAAGCTCCCTTTTTTACCGCCTCTTTTAATTCTTCCTCATCGTTTGAAAAAAAGGCGTAGCCAGGCTTTAAGCTTTGCAAATTAAGAGCAAAACCACCCACACTGAGCATACTACCTTCATTTAGCACTTTTGCGTTTAAAAGTTCGCTTAAATTTGAAATTTTCATTAGCCTATTAAAGAGCCATTTTCTACAAGTCCATTGGGACTAATTAGCACAAGTTTATCGCCACTTTTGGCTGAAAGTATCATACCATCACTTTCATAGCCAAAAATTTTTGCCTTTTTAAGATTGGATATGAGACATACTTGCTTACCTATAAGCTCTTCTGGTTTGTAAAATTTCGCTATGCCTGAAAGGACCTGTCTTGTTTCGCCATTTTCAAGCTCAAGTATGAATTTAAGCAATTTTTCACTCCCTTCAATCCTTTCGCATTGTTTTACCAAGGCGACCTTAAGCTCTATTTTGGCAAAATCTTCAATTTTAATTTTAGGGCTTTCATCTTTTTTTAATTCTTCTTTGACGGAACTTAAAAGTGGCTTTTCTATCTTTGGAAATAAAGCCTCGCAAGCATTTGCTTTAAAATTTAAAAGCTCATCGTTTAAAATGAGTTTTTGATAATTTTGCAAAGTGATGTCGAAACTAAGAGCTTTAGCTACCTTTTGTGTGCTTTTAGGCAGGGCAGGGTGCAAGAGTAAGCTAACCTTAGCTAAAATATTCGCACATAGAGAAACTAGAGCATTTGCCTCGCTTGTTTCATTGTTTTTTATCAAATTCCAAGGCTCATATTTGCTTATGCTTAAATTTGCTACACTCAAAGCCTTAAAAAGCTCTTCTAAATAGCGATTGAATTGAAAATTTTCTATGAATTCTAGGGCATTTTGAAGATGTAAATTTGCTTCCTTTAACTCTGCTTTATAAAAATTTAAAACTTCATCTTGCAAAATATTGCCATTTGAGTATTTAAGACTCATTCCTATAATGCGGTTTAATAAATTGCCAAATTCATTACTAAGCTCGGCATTAATGCGGTTTATAAGCATTGTTTCGCTAAAGTCCCCATCATTTCCAAAAGGCACTTCTCTTAATAAAAAATAACGAAAAGCCTCCAAACCATAGGCATCTGCTATGATTTTTGGATAGAGGGCATTACCTTTTGACTTGCTCATTTTTTTTCCGTCCCTAGTCCACCAGCCGTGTGCGGCGATGTGTTTTGGTAAGGGTAAATCAGCACTCATTAAAAAAGCAGGAAAATAAATCGCGTGAAAACGCAAGATATCTTTACCCACTAAATGCACAAAAGCGGGTAAAAAGCCTAAATTTTCGCTTTTTTCATCAAGTTCTAGTGAGCTAATGTAAATAAACAAAGCATCAAGCCATACATAAATGATATGCTTATCATCGTTTAAATTTGACGGAATTTTAATCCCCCACTCAAAGCTTGTGCGTGTGATAGAAAGGTCTTTAAGTCCATTTTCTATAAAATTGACAAGTTCTGCCTTTTTATTTTTAGGCACTATGGGTTCGCTTTCATACCATTTTAAAATGTCTTTTTCATATTTTGAAAGCCTGAAGAAATAGCTTTCTTCCTTCAAAAGTTTCGTTTCTTTTCCGCAATCAGGACAACCGCATTGCGAGATGAGTTGAGACTGCGTAAAAAAACTTTCGCAAGAAACGCAGTAATATCCTTCATATTCACCCTTATAAATGTCGCCTTTTTCCCACATTTTCAAAAAAATTTGTTTGACAAATTTAATATGCCTTTCATCTGTGGTGCGTGCGTAAATATCATAGCTTATCTCAAATTCGTCCCAGAGTTTTTTAAATTCAAGACTGATTTTATCGGCGTATTCTTTAGGGCTGTGATTTTTATTTTTAGCGGCTTGTTCGATTTTTTGTCCGTGTTCATCGGTGCCTGTTAAAAAGAGCGTTTTATGTCCGCTAAGTCTATAAAAGCGTGCTAAAGTATCGGCAATAATGGTCGTATAAGCGTGTCCTAAATGAGGGACATCATTGACATAATAAATCGGTGTGGTAATATAACGCATTTTACTCCTTTAAAATTCAAATCCGCCTTCGGTTTTACCCTTAGACATACTATTATAAACGGCATCTACATAGTTTTTTCGTGTAGTGCAACTAAAAATTTCTTCACATTGATAGCAGGAATTTAGTCCTCTATCATTTTGACATTTTTGCAAAATGTCTTTTTTGAACCTCATATCTTCTTCAAATTGATCAGCCATTATATGCCTTTAAAAGCTTATTGATTTCATACTCGCTACCGAAAAAACAAGGACTAGTAGCGTGAATTTTATCAAATTCAAGCTCAAGCAAAGAGGCGTTTTGTCCGTTTGTAGTCGCTCCTCCAGCTTTTTCTATGATGAAAGCAAGGGGGAAAATTTCAAAAAAGGCTCTTAATTTTCCATTTGGAGCATCTTTTGTGGCAGGGTAGCTAAAAAGCCCTCCGCCCTTAAGTAAAATTTGATGAATATCGCTTACCATAGCACCGCTATATCGTAATCTATATCCTTCTTCAAAAAGCTCTTTAATGAAATTTGCGTGTTTATTGTCCCAAAATTTTTGCGTGCCACCGGTAGCGTTGATTTTGCCTTTTTCAGCCATTTTAAGCTCTTTGACAAAGTCAAATTTACCCCCCTCATTTAAACGATACAATTTAACTTCCTCACCCTCGCAGCAAACAAGCTCAAGTCTCGCTCCATAAATGCTATAAAGTGCCGCTTTTAAATTTTTAGGCGAAACTTCCTCTTTATAAATAGCAAAAATAGAGCCTATGGCAAAATTTACATCCATCAAAGAAGAGCCATCAAGTGGGTCGTAAGCAACGATAAATTGGGCATTTTCATTGAATTTTAAAATTTCTTCTTTTTCTTCGCTAATGAGAGCTTTTAAAGCTTTGCTTTTGCTTAAATGATGGGTAATGATTTCATCACTTAAGACATCAAATTTAAGCTGAGTGTCGCCGCTTGAGTTTTTTTCCTCGCTGTATGAAGTGTCTGGAAACTTAAGAGCGTTTGAAATGTCTATCACGGCTTCTTGTATGAGTTTAACGAGTTCTTGCATCAAATTCTCCTTTTAAGGCATTGTTAAGTATGAAGGAAGCGATTTGCTCTAGGTCATTTAAATCAAGCCAAATAAGGCTTTTGTGAGAAATTTTTTCATAGCTAGCCACTGCATTTGAGTGGGCGAAATAATTCTCGTCAATATCCTTATAAAAAACGCTAATTCTAGGTAAATCAAGCTCTTTAAGTCCCTCAATGAGACACAAATCAAATTCCACAAGCTTTAAGGCTTCGAAAATATCCCTTTTCTTGTGAGAGAAAAGGATTGTTTTTGTTGGGCTTAAGATGATGGTCTCAGCACCACTTTGAAAGAATTTAAAGCTATCTTTGCCCTCTTTATCAAAATTTGCTTTATCGGCTGGATCGTGCTTAATAACGAGAACCTTTAAGCCTTTTTGCATAAAGTGCCGTGTTAATTTTTCTATAAGCGTAGTTTTACCAGAATTTGATGGACCGCTAAAAGCCATAATAAGTTGCTTCATATATACTTCTTTAAAAATTTTACAAAATTATATCTTTTTAAAGCAAAAAATTTATAATAATGAGATTTTTTTAAAGGATAAGTTGATGAAAAATATAATTTTAATTTTTGCTTTGTTTTTAACTTCTTGCGTAAGTAAAAATGAGGTGCAAAAAGATGTCGATTTAAAAACACAAACATTAATGTTCGCACAAAAACATAAAATTAGCATTGATGAATTAAATATTGTAGCGACCTTGAGTTATCTTAATCCCACCTTAGATGAGGAGAGCGAAAGGGATATTTTTATTTTATCTTTCACGCCCCATTTGTTAGAATTTCATAGTTTAAAAGTTTTTATTAATCATAGAGAGGCACAAGTTGAGGCACTTAAAACAAATGATGAGCTTTTGAAATATCTTATTAATAATAGCTATACGAAATATTTTAAGGTTTATTTACCTAGCTTTAAAAAAGAAAATTTTCTTAAAGCTAGGGTTTGTTCGCTAGAGTTTGCGTGTTTTGAATTAGATTTTCAAAGATATCCGAAATCTTTATATTATCGTTCAGAAGATGTCGATACGCAATATAATTAGCCAAAACTTTTTTTCCATAAATTCGCGTTTCTTGGTAAGGCACAAGCTCCATCGATAAAAAAGGCTCAAATTTCCCTTCTTTAAACATATCGTTTCTTTTTAAAAGTCTGCTTGTGAAACCTATGCCTGCATTATAGGCGTAAAAAACATAAAGTGGTGAATTAAGATGTTTTTCTAAATAATTAAGATGATGATTGGCAAATAAATAAGCAATTTCTGGCTTAAACATAAAATCTTGGTCAAAATTTGCAATTTTAAGCTCCTTATGACCGATGTGATTTGCTAAAAATGGCATAAATTGCATAACGCCGAGTGCGTAAGAAGTCGAAATCGCCGTAGGGATAAAGCGACTTTCTTGTCTGGCTATGGCTAAAATAAGGGCTTGTCTTTTTGCTTCATAATCTTTTATGTATTCATAATAAGGCATAATAAAATAGTTTTTTTTGTCGCTTTTTTCTTTGATTAAAGCGTAAATAGGCAAGGTGCTTTCTGTTTTAAAATGCTTTTCTAGCTTTTTTAGCTCATTTGAGTTGGCATCTCTTATCTTTCTAGCAAGATTTTGCCAAGCAAAAGGATCGCTCATATCAAAATCGCTTTTTTTCTTAGGAGCTTTCAATACTTTAAGCTCGATAAAAGGTGCGTTAGTAAGCTCTCTGGCATAAAGGCTATAAATGTTTAAAGATTGACTTTTGGCTAGTTCTTTTAGATGCTTTTCATCTTTTTTAATAAGCCACAGCCAAAAAAGAGCATTGTCTTTATTTGCCTTCACTTTAAAGCTTTCGTAAGCATTTTTAAAAAATTCATAAGCCAAATCTTCTTCTTCAAAAATAAGCGCATTAACTCCTAGATAAAAAGCACTATCTTCACTTACAAGGGTAGCATTGACATCTAAAAGCGACTCGGCAAATTTGGCATTTTCTTTTTTGATGATGATATTTTGTGCGAAATTTTTAAAATTTTCGTGCGTGGCAAGCTTATTAACAAATTTTTCATTGAGATTAAAATCCGCTTTTTTAGAATAATTAAAATATTTAAAAAAAGCATTTGTGTCTTCATTTTTAATAATATAACTCATAGGATTTTTTTCATTAAAGGCAAGAAGTAATGTGTTAAAATTTGGTAAATTTTTTGCAAGGATTTGCCTTGTATCTGGCGTAAGAGAGGCGATGAAAGCAAGGGAATTTAAACGCACACTTTGACAGCTAGTATTTGCATCTAGTATATTTTCTTTTGTGTAGGTGTAGCATTTTGCATATTTTGAATTAACATAAGGTTTTATAGGAGCGAGTTTATCAAGCTCCTTTTTTAAAGAACCGACATAGCGAAAAATGTGAGTATGCAAATTTTTCGCCTCTTTTTTATCTAGAGCATCATTTTGCAAAAGTCTATAAATATAATAATCTTTAGCTATGGAATTTTCATATTTTTTAAGGGTTTCTAGCTCGTAGGGAGCAGCATTTAAAAAACACAATGTAAAGATGAGTAAAATAAGCTTTTTCATCGCATAAATCCTACAATTAAATTGCCTAAAAGACTATTAGCAAACCATAATGCTAAAATAATAATTAAGGGTGCGAGATCTATACTTCCTATACGCGTTGGAATTTTGCTTACTAAACGATAGGCAGGAGCGCTAAGTTTGTATAAAATTTGCACGATGGGATTATAAGGGTCTGGGTTGACCCAGCTAAGTAAAGCACTAATCACAATCACCCAAGTGTAAATATTAATTAAAAATTGCAAAAGTTGTATGAAACTAATGATTAAAAAATCCATTTTAAGCCTTTCTAGCAAGTTCTTTTATAAAGGGTTTAAGATGAGGATAAAGCTCATTAAGCTCGGGTCCGTGTGTGCTACCCGTTAGCACTATCCTTAAAGGCATAAAAAAATTTTTGCCTTTTAAGCCACTTAGTTTTATTAATTCTTGTTTAAATTCCTCATAGCTCTCTTTTAGCTCACATTTTTCTAAAGCTTCTTTTAAAATAAGGCTTTCTTTCTCAAATTCCTTATAATCTTTTGGACCAAAAATAGCATTTAATTTTTCCTTAAGCTCGACTAAGGTGCTAGCCTCTTGAGTATAAAATTTCGCCAAAGGGGCTAAATTTTTATCCGTTTTTAAGAGAGCATTTAAGCTTGTATCGTCAAGTTTTTTAATATGTTCTCTATTAAGTTGCAAGAGCTTTTTTAAATCAAATCTCGCTGGAGCTTTAGAAAGCTTAGTTAAATCAAACCACAAAATCGCCTCATCAAGAGTAAAAATTTCACAAGGCGTTTTATTGCCAAGTAATAATAAATAATTTGCCACCGCACTCGGTAAAATCCCGCTTTCTAAAAGCCACTTTACGCTAGAGTGCGCTTCTCTTTTACTCATTTTTTGTCCCTCTTCATTAAGGATAATGGGCAAATGCGCGTAAGTCATAGGCTTTTCATAATTTAAACTCGCACGGATATGCTCTTGTTTGGGAGTGTTAGAAACATGGTCTTCACCTCTTATAATACAAGAAACCCCCTCAAGCATATCATCAACCGCACAAGCAAAATTATAAGTGGGAGTTTTATCCGCTCTCATAATGACAAAACTATCGATATTTTCAGGCTCAAAGCAAAGCTCTCCTTTGATAAAATCTTTAAATCTCATCGCTTTTTCTGGCTTTTTAAGGCGTATAACAAAGGGCTTTTCGTTTTCTAAAACATCGCTATCTTGCAAATTTTCACAAGTTCCATCATAGCGGTAAGGTTTATTTTGTGCCTTAGCAGCTTCTTTTTTAGCGTTTAATTCTTCTTCCGTGCAAAAACAAGCAAAAGCCCTTTTTTCACTCACTAGTTTTAAAGCCATTTGTCTATGAAATTTCAAATTTTCACTTTGCACATAATAATGCTGCCACGAAATGCCAAAAAGTTTTAAAATTTCCTTAATTTCCTCTTCTTTCCCTGCGATATTTCTAGCCTTATCTGTATCTTCTATGCGTAAGATAAAGTCCGTTTTCTCTTGCTTAGAGCAAATGTAATTAATCAAAGCCGCCCTTAAATTCCCTATGTGCATATCTCCAGTAGGAGAGGGTGCGAAACGATACATTTTATAACCTTATTGTGTATTTGAGTGGGGATTATAGCAAAAAAGTTTATATGGATATTTAATTTTAGCTTGTTATAATTCGCATTTTATTTTGGAGGGCTTAATGATATTTTTGATTTTTTCTTTTGGTGTAACTTTAATCTTTGGCTTGGCAAATATTTATATTTACAAAAGATTAGTGCTAAAATTCATCACGCTTAAATATTTAAGGCGACTTTTTGCCTTGATACTTTTCGCTCTTTTTTTAGTGCAAGGCTTTTTTATGGTTTTTCGCTCAAGCGAGTATTTAAATGACGCTTGGTATAGCTTTTTTGCTTCTTTGTATGCGCCGACTTATTGCTTTTTCTTTGTAACTTTACTTTTGGATTTTTTAAGATTTATGTTGGCACTTTTGGGTAAAAGTTTTATGAAAATTGCCTCTTTTCTTAAAGTG from Campylobacter upsaliensis includes:
- a CDS encoding ankyrin repeat domain-containing protein, which encodes MKILIFLSVILLSFGLANCEFVIENKAKIFNQKIDLNQKELLDNLQTCEFSLKNQAITQKLYELSNQIRGNNSICSGLSYFDKLKEFQYLLLEIALSPQTYQKKLADAKDTEERNNALKAYFRYWAYQSIGNFRLYREFWKEYNKAIEPLEAYFERNFKFDKGSNIYFTSNALNEFLNWAVGESKIHKDISTLAKMMANKNYDEVHLEQYIMANSPSLAELNLALRSALLNARDIKIINMLLKFGFDLNEGYESAIFYALENKQNVEFLIQKGANVNHANAFGKTPLFYALEFHQDEVAKLLIEKGANVNAKYINNNEKLALNANNTTPYFITLCALEHTSKNVFMHAASFSNVAMLKLLVEKKADIFAVDDLGFNALDFALMADKEENAIYLRSLGLKENENLFYGENLE
- a CDS encoding bifunctional aconitate hydratase 2/2-methylisocitrate dehydratase, translating into MSFIEEYDALVKERATFGIPPLALSVEQTKALCELLKTSDDEFLATLLEERVNPGVDDAALVKCEFLDQILKGQINAPKIDKKRALKMLETMLGGYNVKVLIEALKNETLAKEAADVLKNIIFIHDDFHTIAELSQTNAYAKEILQSWANAEWFLKKEKLPEVIKCIVFKVAGETNTDDLSPAGDAFTRSDIPLHANAMLKVRQAGSLEKIKEIKKSGREVVYVGDVVGTGSSRKSAINSIQWHLGKEIKGVPNKHSGGIILGSTIAPIFFNTAQDSGALPIVCDVSQLEMGDEFEIHTYEGKIIKNGSVISEFKLSPNTIIDEVRAGGRIPLIIGRGLCAKAREFLKLENENIFIKPEQPKVSEGGYTLAQKMLGRACGVEGVRAGMYIEPMTLTVGSQDTTGPMTRDEIKELASLGFNADFVMQSFCHTAAYPKISDSKLHKTLPNFITSRGGVSLKPGDGVIHSWLNRFVLPDSVGTGGDSHTRFPIGISFPAGSGLVAFAAVTGAMPLNVPESVLVRFRGELQPGVTLRDLVNAIPYYAIKDGKLSVEKQNKKNIFAGKILEIEGLPDLKVEQAFELSDASAERSAAACCVDLNEASVSEYIKSNISLIEAMIKAGYENRDTLKRRAEKMKEWLKNPTLLRADKDAKYAYVLEIDLNEIKEPILACPNDPDDVATLSEILQDPKRPQNIDEVFVGSCMTNIGHYRALGEILKDKGILKTRLWVVPPTKMDKAQLINEGYYSIFGAAGARIEVPGCSLCMGNQARVNDGAVVFSTSTRNFDNRMGMGAKVYLGSAELAAVCAILGKIPNKEEYLQIVKDKLNDANKANIYKYLNFNEIQNFKLED
- the metG gene encoding methionine--tRNA ligase; this translates as MRYITTPIYYVNDVPHLGHAYTTIIADTLARFYRLSGHKTLFLTGTDEHGQKIEQAAKNKNHSPKEYADKISLEFKKLWDEFEISYDIYARTTDERHIKFVKQIFLKMWEKGDIYKGEYEGYYCVSCESFFTQSQLISQCGCPDCGKETKLLKEESYFFRLSKYEKDILKWYESEPIVPKNKKAELVNFIENGLKDLSITRTSFEWGIKIPSNLNDDKHIIYVWLDALFIYISSLELDEKSENLGFLPAFVHLVGKDILRFHAIYFPAFLMSADLPLPKHIAAHGWWTRDGKKMSKSKGNALYPKIIADAYGLEAFRYFLLREVPFGNDGDFSETMLINRINAELSNEFGNLLNRIIGMSLKYSNGNILQDEVLNFYKAELKEANLHLQNALEFIENFQFNRYLEELFKALSVANLSISKYEPWNLIKNNETSEANALVSLCANILAKVSLLLHPALPKSTQKVAKALSFDITLQNYQKLILNDELLNFKANACEALFPKIEKPLLSSVKEELKKDESPKIKIEDFAKIELKVALVKQCERIEGSEKLLKFILELENGETRQVLSGIAKFYKPEELIGKQVCLISNLKKAKIFGYESDGMILSAKSGDKLVLISPNGLVENGSLIG
- a CDS encoding class 1 fructose-bisphosphatase; protein product: MQELVKLIQEAVIDISNALKFPDTSYSEEKNSSGDTQLKFDVLSDEIITHHLSKSKALKALISEEKEEILKFNENAQFIVAYDPLDGSSLMDVNFAIGSIFAIYKEEVSPKNLKAALYSIYGARLELVCCEGEEVKLYRLNEGGKFDFVKELKMAEKGKINATGGTQKFWDNKHANFIKELFEEGYRLRYSGAMVSDIHQILLKGGGLFSYPATKDAPNGKLRAFFEIFPLAFIIEKAGGATTNGQNASLLELEFDKIHATSPCFFGSEYEINKLLKAYNG
- the mobB gene encoding molybdopterin-guanine dinucleotide biosynthesis protein B; translation: MKQLIMAFSGPSNSGKTTLIEKLTRHFMQKGLKVLVIKHDPADKANFDKEGKDSFKFFQSGAETIILSPTKTILFSHKKRDIFEALKLVEFDLCLIEGLKELDLPRISVFYKDIDENYFAHSNAVASYEKISHKSLIWLDLNDLEQIASFILNNALKGEFDARTR
- a CDS encoding lytic transglycosylase domain-containing protein — translated: MKKLILLIFTLCFLNAAPYELETLKKYENSIAKDYYIYRLLQNDALDKKEAKNLHTHIFRYVGSLKKELDKLAPIKPYVNSKYAKCYTYTKENILDANTSCQSVRLNSLAFIASLTPDTRQILAKNLPNFNTLLLAFNEKNPMSYIIKNEDTNAFFKYFNYSKKADFNLNEKFVNKLATHENFKNFAQNIIIKKENAKFAESLLDVNATLVSEDSAFYLGVNALIFEEEDLAYEFFKNAYESFKVKANKDNALFWLWLIKKDEKHLKELAKSQSLNIYSLYARELTNAPFIELKVLKAPKKKSDFDMSDPFAWQNLARKIRDANSNELKKLEKHFKTESTLPIYALIKEKSDKKNYFIMPYYEYIKDYEAKRQALILAIARQESRFIPTAISTSYALGVMQFMPFLANHIGHKELKIANFDQDFMFKPEIAYLFANHHLNYLEKHLNSPLYVFYAYNAGIGFTSRLLKRNDMFKEGKFEPFLSMELVPYQETRIYGKKVLANYIAYRHLLNDNIKISDIFENLIQNTQTLANKP
- a CDS encoding YggT family protein, with protein sequence MDFLIISFIQLLQFLINIYTWVIVISALLSWVNPDPYNPIVQILYKLSAPAYRLVSKIPTRIGSIDLAPLIIILALWFANSLLGNLIVGFMR